The genomic region ATTAAATGTGCGAATGGTTCCTTCCATCACCACTTCTTCCGGAATAATATTATTCCGAATACCACCATGAATGGACCCAATTGTAACAATTGCCGGGACTTTTGTAATATCAACTTCTCTTGCCACAATTGTTTGCAGTGCATTAATTATTTGAGATGAAATAGCAATGGGATCCACACCGCCCCAAGGCACAGCGCCGTGGGTTTGAACACCGGTTACAGTAATTCTCATCCGCTCAGCCGCAGCCATCATTGGTCCAGAACGATATTGGGCAGTTCCCAATAATACCGGCCAGGCATGGAGTCCAAAAATGGCATCAACTTTGGGATTATCCATTACGCCTTCTTCTACCATATACGGCGCGCCGCCCTTTTCACCCAAAGGTGGACCCTCTTCCGCCGGTTGGAAAATAAATTTGACTGTTCCCGGTAAATCTTCTCGAATACTGGCCAAGATCTCCGCCGTGCCCATAAGCCCCGAAATATGATTATCATGGCCACAAGCATGCATCACATCCACTTCTTTATCTTGATAAATACCTTTCGCTTTGGAGGCGAATGGAAGGTCCACTTTTTCTTTTACCGGTAGGCCATCCATATCGGCGCGAAGGGCTACAACTTTCCCGGGCTTACCGCCTTTTAAAAGTCCAACCACACCTGTATGGGCCACACCAGTTTGAACTTCCATCCCAAGTGAGAGTAGATGAGCAGCTACTTTTTCTGCCGTGCGGAATTCTCGATTAGACAGCTCCGGATTCTCATGAAAATCCCGGCGCCATTCAATAACTTTTCTCTCAATTCGATCAGCCATTTGGTCAATTTGATTGTTGAGATTTTCCGGTGTTTGACCGAAAACAAAACTGAGGGCCAAAGCCCCAATTATTAGTCGTTTCATTGATATCTTTCTGTTAATATTTCTTTAGGTCACCATCACGACGTTTGGCCTTTTTGACCATATTTTCCACATCTTTCAAAAGCTGTTTGGCATCATAAACGATGCCGTCTTTAATGGTGTATTTCACACCGCCCACACGAACCACTTCATTCTTCTCATTGATCTTGATTGCGCCGGTTCCGTAGAGAACCTTGAAATTTGCAAGGGGGTTTTCATCCACAATAACAAGGTCTGCCAACATCCCCTTTTTCACCATTCCAAAATTTACAGGTGTCCCCAATGGTTTATGGAGTGTTTCCGCACCATGAAGGGTTGCTGCTCGCACCACTTCCAGCGGATGGAAACCAGCTTCTTGCAACAATTCCATTTCTTCAACAAACCCAAATCCATAAAGTTTATAAATGAATCCACTATCAGAACCGGTAGTTACTCGGCCACCAGCATTTTTGTATTCATTTAAGAATTGCATCCATACTTGGTAGAATTTTTTCCA from Candidatus Neomarinimicrobiota bacterium harbors:
- a CDS encoding amidohydrolase; translation: MKRLIIGALALSFVFGQTPENLNNQIDQMADRIERKVIEWRRDFHENPELSNREFRTAEKVAAHLLSLGMEVQTGVAHTGVVGLLKGGKPGKVVALRADMDGLPVKEKVDLPFASKAKGIYQDKEVDVMHACGHDNHISGLMGTAEILASIREDLPGTVKFIFQPAEEGPPLGEKGGAPYMVEEGVMDNPKVDAIFGLHAWPVLLGTAQYRSGPMMAAAERMRITVTGVQTHGAVPWGGVDPIAISSQIINALQTIVAREVDITKVPAIVTIGSIHGGIRNNIIPEEVVMEGTIRTFNEEVRQQIHASIRNKVEMIAAASGAKAKLEIFSGIAKVTYNDPSLTEQMLPSLRRVYGDKNVIERPYVTGAEDFPFFTDHAPGLYFFNGVAVDPSKASSNHSPYFAADERNLKFGMKSLAQLAVDYLYLNQ
- a CDS encoding amidohydrolase family protein gives rise to the protein WKKFYQVWMQFLNEYKNAGGRVTTGSDSGFIYKLYGFGFVEEMELLQEAGFHPLEVVRAATLHGAETLHKPLGTPVNFGMVKKGMLADLVIVDENPLANFKVLYGTGAIKINEKNEVVRVGGVKYTIKDGIVYDAKQLLKDVENMVKKAKRRDGDLKKY